The DNA segment atttgatttgtatttaatacttttgtgTACAgcagtaatatattttctttgtcgattgattctcttttattattctgtgcataaaagtattaactgtaaaatatacaaacagtctactaaatattttatattttatatcgaaatatgtaatttaaaaagtgtaaaatacatataaaaggaAGAATTATGCACTTCTCGTCCGGATGGACATCAATGTAGTCGCATTCCCTGCGTTACCCACAACaagtaattttaaagcaaaaatcttTTGGCGTTCTGCCGGTATTGAGCGGCGCATCTCTCCGCCGCGCTTGCGCATCGCTGTATCGTCATTGTATTCCTGTTGCGATTCCACAACAGTTGCTTGTGCTAGGTATAAAAGCTTTTAGCATAATTTAAAGTATCTTTCGATATAGGCAAGTCGCATAAAAGCATAGGTCGAGGAAGAGGAGCGGTTCACCCGAGATAGACCGTCTGGCTAGCATTGAAGCGAACCTTTCACGCCTCATCGACGCAATCAGCGGAGAGGTTAGACCACCGCCACATGACGAGTCCCCCCTTATCTCAGCTTTGTTCCCGATTCAGGAGCAATGATGCCAGTTCAGAAGCTTTTACCAGCAAGCCCGCCTGCACCGTCTGCACGCAGCGCCCGTGGAGGGGACCCACTCTTCGGACTGCATTGAGGAGATGGTCGAGAAAAAGACGGAAGTAGGAGCAAAGGAGACGGCAGATGCTCCCGCCGCTTGACGCAATCCGAAGAGTGGGGGTCCTTCACGGACGCTGCGTGCAGGCGATACCGGCAGGCTTGCTGGTGAAAGTTTCTGAACTGGCATCGTTGTCAAGAGGACAATCTTAGCGGGCGTAGTCCTTCCAGGgacgcacagtacaattggacacgttgcaattgcccaccgtgttattagacacgaaacattgcgcaccgttcaattgcgcaccgtttgattgcgcaccgttcgattgtGCATCATttgattgcacaccgttcaatcaaacgcattaaatattcatacgtATGAAtattatggctgcgtttgcaatgtgtacatgggttagcgacctGGTGGGTGTGGgaaggggggccgaaggccccccttgcactccccgtgtgtgtgtgtgtgtgtgtgtgtgtgtgtgtgtgtgtgtgtgtgtgtgtgtgtgtgtgtggtgtgtatGTAAAGCACCACAtggtttgcgacttaaatggtgtaCAATTGAACGTTGTGCAattgaatggtgtgcaattgaacggtgtgcaactgaatggtgcgcaattgaacggtgtgcaatgtttcgtgtctaatagcacggtggacaattgcaacgtgtccaattgtactgtgcgcaaatGAAGGCCTCTTGTCCCTCTCCACTCAGGGATTCACAACCGGCGCCTTCGAGGCCGAGCGACATTTCAGGTGTGTTAGTTCTTACCGGTTTTGTGTTTGCAGAACACAGGCGGGGAGTACGACACGAACCTTTGGAACGCTAATGACCTGCTTTTCTTTCTTCCAATCTCAGTAGGTGATCTTACGTCCGACGGAAGGGCTTCATCAAAGCTCCCGCCTGTGAAAGCTGTACAGCTTTTACTCGATCCGGCTGTTTCGACACAGGTTGAGAAAGATACGCAGAGGTTTGCTAATAAGCTCTTTGGCCCGGAATTAGCAGAATCAAACACAGTTCCTTGGAATGAATTAATCTCTCGGAAGTGGCTAGAGGTCACGCGCAAGGTCCTGTCGCCGGACAGCCGAGACCTGCTTAAGAGATACATTCCATCGGACCCTCTGGAATTTCTCAGAGCGCTTAAGTTAAATTCAGAAATTAAATCAGCCCTTCGAAGTAACGCTATCATCAAGCGTGATGAACATTACGCCAAAGATCAGGGGCAAGCAAGGATCGCTGTGCGCCCTTGGAGAAGCCTTATCAGATTTTCTGAAACCACAGGTACAACAATCTCTTGATGCCGAAGCACGCCATGTGGTCACAAAGGTGAGCGAGGCTGCTAAGATCCTGGCAGATTTTTTTATCGCCTATCGGTATCCAGAAGAAATCCTGACAGCTCTCAACCTCGTTGCCAAGAATGTGGTCGAGGCCACCCGGTagatcattttcttttttgcgcCTTCTTTGGCGAGGATTTTAAGAAGGCGTCCGCTATAGAAAAGTCGTCGAGGGATATCGCCAGGGCATCGGTGCTGACAATTGCCAAAAAGGTATAGTAGCCTGTTAAGCCGCCCAGCCGCACAGCTCCCCCGACTTCGGGAAACTTCCGAGTCCCTGCCC comes from the Monomorium pharaonis isolate MP-MQ-018 chromosome 9, ASM1337386v2, whole genome shotgun sequence genome and includes:
- the LOC105832432 gene encoding uncharacterized protein LOC105832432 isoform X1, translating into MKASCPSPLRDSQPAPSRPSDISVGDLTSDGRASSKLPPVKAVQLLLDPAVSTQVEKDTQRFANKLFGPELAESNTVPWNELISRKWLEVTRKVLSPDSRDLLKRYIPSDPLEFLRALKLNSEIKSALRSNAIIKRDEHYAKDQGQARIAVRPWRSLIRFSETTGTTIS
- the LOC105832432 gene encoding uncharacterized protein LOC105832432 isoform X2, with amino-acid sequence MKASCPSPLRDSQPAPSRPSDISGDLTSDGRASSKLPPVKAVQLLLDPAVSTQVEKDTQRFANKLFGPELAESNTVPWNELISRKWLEVTRKVLSPDSRDLLKRYIPSDPLEFLRALKLNSEIKSALRSNAIIKRDEHYAKDQGQARIAVRPWRSLIRFSETTGTTIS